One window from the genome of Serinibacter salmoneus encodes:
- a CDS encoding error-prone DNA polymerase has protein sequence MTDHVPYAELHAHTAFSFLDGANQPEDLVAQAVHLGLDALAITDHDGLYGAVRFAQAARTAGLPAVIGAELSTHERTPITGVPDPDATHLVALARGPEGYARLSRAIASAHLATGRKGARDYAGNLLDPLGQVDPIVPMDPAGPVGGSTGDPVEHLADLAGGTWLVLTGCRKGAVRRALENGAPDDPQRWDLAAARSELERLVSLFGRENVAVEITDLARPADAARCDALVDLAHAVGLPAVATGAVHAARPRDARLADVLAAVRARSSLEEIDGWLPPAPAHLRSGAEMLRRHRRHPEAVAAAARLGAECAFDLALVAPNLPPYPVPEGHTEASWLRALTMRGAREKYGPPEAPRHPDAYATLERELDLITRLDFPGYFLIVAEIVGFCRDRGILCQGRGSAANSAVCFALGITAVDAVQHKLLFERFLSDGRAGPPDIDLDIESQRREEAIQFVYERYGREYAAQVANVISYRPRSAVRDAARAFGYDTGQQDAWSKGLERWGSLRGPAPTRPWWQQGGESPPGSRPERGVDSHDPAPPRHTPPSAQDIGEIPEHVLDAAEQMLRLPRHLGIHSGGMVMCDKPVIEVCPVEWATMPGRTVLQWDKEDCADAGLVKFDLLGLGMLTALRLAFQEVARTEGEELTLHGLPQEDPGVYDLLCAADTVGVFQVESRAQIATLPRLRPQCFYDIVIEVALIRPGPIQGDAVHPFINRKNGREPVTYLHPLLEPALAKTLGVPLFQEQLMQIAIDAAGFSASEADQLRRAMGSKRSIERMEALRGRLLEGLARNGIHGEVAEAIYDKLKAFADFGFPESHAFSFAYLVYASAWLKVHHPEAFYAGLLGAQPMGFYSPASLVADARRHGITVRRARVDVSGVHASVEHDGAGHDGVRGLRPRPTFARETWLQDRGRAATSSGETSPEPTWAQENRALAIRLGLAPIRGIGTATAERIVAAREQRPFTDAADLARRAGLTARHLEALATAGALECFGGSRRQALWGAGTLGAESGRTFRGAGAAWVQDVLVGTTVGSQAPALPELSAAETAVADVWASGLSPDYHPVHFARPALRAQGVRPVSSLVAVAEGSRIEVGGVVTHRQRPGTAQGVTFLSLEDETGMLNVICSAGLWLRHRRTAMRSRGLVVRGIIERVDGVVNLMADSMRTLPLTVATTSRDFQ, from the coding sequence ATGACTGACCACGTCCCCTACGCCGAACTGCACGCCCACACCGCGTTCAGTTTCCTCGACGGCGCGAACCAACCCGAGGACCTCGTGGCCCAGGCCGTGCACCTGGGGCTGGACGCCCTGGCGATCACCGACCATGACGGTCTGTACGGGGCGGTGCGGTTCGCGCAGGCGGCGCGCACCGCGGGTCTGCCCGCCGTGATCGGCGCGGAACTGAGCACGCACGAGCGCACCCCGATCACCGGTGTGCCGGATCCGGATGCCACCCACCTGGTGGCGCTGGCGCGCGGACCGGAGGGGTATGCCCGGCTCTCGCGTGCCATCGCGAGCGCGCACCTGGCCACGGGGCGCAAGGGAGCCCGGGACTACGCGGGAAACCTGCTCGACCCGCTCGGCCAGGTGGACCCGATAGTCCCGATGGACCCTGCGGGTCCGGTGGGTGGCAGCACGGGCGACCCCGTGGAGCATCTCGCCGATCTCGCCGGCGGGACCTGGCTGGTGCTGACCGGGTGCCGCAAAGGTGCGGTGCGCCGGGCCCTGGAGAACGGCGCACCGGACGATCCGCAGCGCTGGGACCTGGCCGCGGCTCGCAGCGAGCTGGAGCGACTGGTCTCCCTGTTCGGGCGGGAGAACGTGGCCGTGGAGATCACCGACCTGGCCCGCCCGGCCGATGCCGCCCGGTGCGATGCGCTGGTGGACCTGGCCCACGCCGTCGGGCTGCCCGCGGTGGCCACGGGCGCCGTGCACGCCGCGCGCCCGCGCGATGCCCGCCTGGCCGATGTGCTGGCCGCCGTCCGTGCCCGCTCCAGCCTGGAGGAGATCGACGGGTGGCTGCCACCCGCACCCGCGCACCTGCGCAGCGGCGCGGAGATGCTGCGCCGGCACCGTCGCCATCCCGAGGCGGTGGCGGCGGCGGCACGACTGGGGGCCGAGTGCGCGTTCGACCTGGCCCTGGTGGCGCCGAACCTGCCCCCGTACCCGGTGCCCGAGGGGCACACCGAGGCGAGTTGGCTGCGGGCCCTGACCATGCGGGGGGCGCGGGAGAAGTACGGGCCACCCGAGGCGCCGCGTCACCCCGATGCCTACGCGACGCTGGAACGCGAGCTCGACCTCATCACCCGGCTCGACTTCCCGGGGTATTTCCTCATCGTCGCCGAGATCGTCGGGTTCTGTCGCGACCGGGGGATCCTGTGCCAGGGGCGGGGGAGCGCCGCCAACTCCGCGGTCTGCTTCGCCCTGGGCATCACCGCGGTGGACGCGGTGCAGCACAAACTCCTGTTCGAGCGGTTCCTCTCCGACGGGCGCGCCGGACCACCCGACATCGACCTGGACATCGAGTCGCAGCGGCGCGAGGAGGCGATCCAGTTCGTGTACGAGCGCTACGGCCGCGAGTACGCCGCCCAGGTGGCGAACGTCATCTCCTACCGGCCTCGCTCCGCGGTGCGGGACGCCGCCCGCGCCTTCGGGTACGACACCGGGCAGCAGGACGCGTGGTCCAAGGGCCTGGAGCGGTGGGGCAGCCTGCGCGGCCCGGCACCCACCCGTCCCTGGTGGCAGCAGGGCGGGGAGAGCCCGCCGGGATCCCGCCCCGAGCGTGGTGTGGATAGTCACGATCCCGCGCCACCCCGCCACACCCCGCCCAGCGCACAGGACATCGGCGAGATCCCCGAGCACGTGCTGGATGCCGCGGAGCAGATGTTGCGGCTGCCCCGCCACCTGGGCATCCACTCCGGCGGGATGGTGATGTGCGACAAACCGGTGATCGAGGTGTGCCCGGTGGAGTGGGCCACGATGCCCGGCCGCACGGTGCTGCAGTGGGACAAGGAGGACTGCGCCGATGCCGGTCTGGTGAAGTTCGACCTGCTGGGCCTGGGGATGCTGACCGCGCTGCGCCTGGCCTTCCAGGAGGTCGCGCGCACCGAGGGGGAAGAACTCACCCTGCACGGCCTGCCGCAGGAGGACCCGGGCGTCTACGACCTGCTGTGCGCCGCGGACACCGTCGGGGTCTTCCAGGTGGAGTCCCGCGCCCAGATCGCCACCCTGCCGCGGCTGCGCCCGCAGTGCTTCTACGACATCGTCATCGAGGTGGCGCTGATCCGCCCCGGACCCATCCAGGGCGATGCCGTGCACCCGTTCATCAACCGCAAGAACGGCCGGGAGCCGGTGACCTACCTGCACCCGCTGCTGGAGCCCGCGCTCGCCAAGACCCTCGGCGTGCCGCTGTTCCAGGAGCAACTCATGCAGATCGCGATCGACGCCGCCGGGTTCTCCGCGTCCGAGGCCGACCAGCTCCGCCGCGCCATGGGGTCCAAGCGGTCCATCGAGCGGATGGAGGCGCTGCGCGGTCGACTGCTGGAGGGTCTGGCGCGCAACGGGATCCACGGCGAGGTGGCGGAGGCGATCTACGACAAGCTCAAGGCGTTCGCCGACTTCGGGTTCCCGGAGTCGCATGCCTTCTCCTTCGCCTACCTGGTCTACGCCTCCGCCTGGCTGAAGGTGCACCACCCGGAGGCGTTCTACGCCGGGCTGCTCGGCGCGCAACCCATGGGCTTCTACTCCCCGGCCTCCCTGGTCGCCGACGCCCGCCGCCACGGCATCACCGTGCGCCGCGCCCGGGTGGACGTCTCCGGCGTGCACGCGAGTGTGGAGCACGACGGCGCAGGGCACGACGGCGTCCGCGGGCTGCGGCCACGGCCGACCTTCGCCCGCGAGACCTGGCTGCAGGACCGGGGACGAGCGGCCACCTCATCCGGGGAGACCTCGCCGGAGCCGACCTGGGCCCAGGAGAATCGCGCCCTGGCGATCCGGCTCGGGCTGGCGCCGATCCGGGGGATCGGCACCGCGACGGCCGAGCGGATCGTCGCGGCCCGCGAGCAGCGTCCGTTCACCGATGCCGCGGACCTTGCACGTCGCGCCGGCCTGACCGCCCGCCACCTGGAGGCACTGGCCACGGCCGGAGCGCTGGAGTGCTTCGGGGGGAGTAGGCGGCAGGCCCTGTGGGGCGCGGGCACCCTGGGCGCGGAGTCGGGCCGGACCTTCCGCGGGGCGGGTGCCGCCTGGGTGCAGGACGTGTTGGTGGGCACGACCGTCGGGTCGCAGGCGCCCGCCCTGCCGGAGCTCAGCGCTGCCGAGACCGCGGTGGCGGATGTCTGGGCCAGCGGACTCTCACCCGACTACCACCCGGTCCACTTCGCCCGCCCCGCGCTGCGGGCGCAGGGGGTGCGGCCGGTCTCGAGCCTCGTGGCGGTCGCGGAGGGCAGCCGGATCGAGGTCGGCGGGGTCGTCACTCACCGCCAACGCCCGGGCACGGCGCAGGGGGTGACGTTCCTGTCACTGGAGGACGAGACCGGGATGCTCAACGTGATCTGCTCCGCCGGACTCTGGCTGCGGCACCGCCGCACCGCGATGCGCAGCCGGGGACTCGTGGTGCGCGGCATCATCGAGCGGGTCGACGGCGTGGTGAACCTCATGGCGGACTCGATGCGCACGCTCCCGCTCACCGTCGCGACGACGTCCCGCGATTTCCAGTAG
- a CDS encoding DNA polymerase Y family protein, translating to MGAVPALRAEETPRSRSGAEQTPRLGVLWVPDWPVVAAMAQQQIPADLPVAVHDARGIVAASAPARALGVRRGMRRRSAQQLCPELLLVPADPGRDVRTFEEVVQACDEVVADLEVVRPGMVLFASPGPSRYAGGDEALGSGLVGAVAEQARVECQVGVAEGYLAAVLAARDGVVVPAGRAREYLAERDVRSLLHAATTRDSSAAWSDLVDLLRRLGLVRLGDVAALRTSDVAARFGDLGVRGQRLARGLDARRPSVHRPDPDVAVTSDLDPPAARIDTAAFAARRLAEDLQSTLLRRGAICGRLEVTARTTTGAELVRSWRIDGALTARELTDRVRWQLEGWLDGRSGRAPSAPLSRIEIAAREITAAGAAQEGLWGRQGRGQVQAQRAALRVQGLLGAERVLVPVPEGGRTPRDRVRVVAWGDEAVPRRRLDAPWPGRIPPPLPTIVPTTAPGCTLMTAGGAPIGVNPGGAFVAARPPSAPITGEPVPALLTPAEAVGWLTPSPWRVRAWAGPWPVSERWWSQGSRGAWLQVEVERHQGSGVVLLVHRQGAWWVEGVHD from the coding sequence ATGGGCGCCGTTCCCGCTCTTCGTGCCGAGGAGACTCCCAGGTCTCGATCCGGCGCGGAGCAGACCCCGCGGCTTGGCGTGCTGTGGGTACCGGACTGGCCCGTCGTGGCGGCGATGGCGCAGCAGCAGATCCCGGCCGACCTCCCCGTCGCCGTGCACGACGCCCGCGGCATCGTGGCGGCCTCCGCGCCGGCCCGTGCCCTCGGGGTGCGGCGCGGGATGCGGCGGCGCAGTGCTCAGCAACTGTGCCCCGAGCTGCTCCTCGTGCCCGCGGACCCGGGACGTGACGTGCGCACCTTCGAGGAGGTGGTGCAGGCGTGTGACGAGGTGGTCGCCGACCTCGAGGTGGTCCGTCCGGGCATGGTGCTGTTCGCCTCACCGGGCCCCTCGCGTTATGCCGGGGGAGATGAGGCACTCGGTTCGGGGTTGGTGGGTGCGGTGGCCGAGCAGGCGCGGGTGGAGTGTCAGGTGGGGGTCGCCGAGGGCTACCTCGCGGCGGTGCTCGCGGCCAGGGACGGCGTGGTGGTCCCTGCGGGACGGGCGCGTGAGTACCTCGCCGAGCGTGATGTGCGCAGCCTGCTGCACGCCGCCACCACCCGGGATTCCTCGGCCGCCTGGAGCGACCTCGTGGATCTGCTGCGCCGCCTCGGCCTCGTGCGACTGGGGGACGTCGCGGCGCTGCGCACCAGCGACGTCGCGGCGCGGTTCGGGGATCTCGGGGTGCGCGGCCAGCGGCTGGCCCGCGGGCTGGACGCCCGGCGTCCCTCGGTCCACCGGCCCGATCCCGACGTCGCCGTCACCAGCGACCTCGACCCCCCGGCCGCCCGTATCGATACCGCGGCCTTCGCCGCCAGGCGCCTGGCCGAGGATCTGCAGAGCACACTGCTGCGCCGCGGAGCGATCTGCGGCCGGCTCGAGGTGACTGCCCGCACCACCACCGGGGCGGAGCTCGTGCGCAGTTGGCGCATCGACGGTGCCCTGACCGCGCGGGAACTCACCGACCGGGTGCGGTGGCAGCTCGAGGGGTGGTTGGACGGTCGCAGCGGTCGGGCGCCGAGCGCGCCGCTGAGCCGTATCGAGATCGCGGCGCGGGAGATCACTGCGGCGGGCGCGGCCCAGGAGGGACTGTGGGGTAGGCAGGGGCGCGGGCAGGTGCAGGCGCAGCGCGCCGCCCTGCGAGTGCAGGGGCTGCTGGGTGCCGAGCGTGTGCTGGTCCCCGTGCCCGAGGGCGGGCGCACGCCCCGGGACCGGGTCCGCGTGGTCGCCTGGGGCGATGAGGCCGTGCCCCGGCGGCGGCTCGACGCGCCCTGGCCCGGGCGCATCCCGCCGCCGCTGCCCACGATCGTCCCCACCACGGCACCGGGATGCACCCTGATGACCGCAGGTGGCGCTCCGATCGGGGTGAACCCCGGCGGTGCGTTCGTGGCCGCGAGGCCCCCGTCCGCTCCTATCACCGGGGAGCCGGTCCCCGCGCTTCTGACCCCCGCCGAGGCGGTGGGGTGGCTCACCCCCTCGCCCTGGCGGGTGCGCGCGTGGGCCGGGCCCTGGCCCGTCAGTGAACGCTGGTGGAGCCAGGGGTCGCGGGGCGCGTGGCTCCAGGTGGAGGTGGAGCGGCACCAGGGCAGCGGCGTGGTCCTGCTGGTCCATCGCCAGGGCGCCTGGTGGGTGGAGGGCGTTCATGACTGA
- a CDS encoding YbhB/YbcL family Raf kinase inhibitor-like protein, protein MDLSRPVAPDPYASLPPVPSFTLTSEDITDGGELTQEFVASGGNTSPQLAWSGFPADTQSFVVSCFDPDAPTPAGFWHWSVVDLEVGITALERGSGASDLMLPGAAFHVRNDAGTHAYHGAEPPIGDRPHRYVFAVHALDVDTLDLDPEVSPTAVAFTGLFRTLGRATLTATYRR, encoded by the coding sequence GTGGATCTCTCGCGACCGGTGGCCCCGGACCCGTACGCCTCCCTTCCCCCCGTCCCCTCCTTCACGCTGACCAGCGAGGACATCACCGACGGCGGCGAGCTGACCCAGGAGTTCGTCGCCAGCGGCGGCAACACCTCCCCCCAGTTGGCCTGGAGTGGATTCCCCGCGGACACGCAGAGCTTCGTCGTCTCCTGCTTCGACCCGGACGCCCCCACCCCGGCGGGGTTCTGGCACTGGAGCGTGGTGGACCTCGAAGTCGGCATCACCGCGCTGGAGCGCGGGTCCGGAGCCAGCGACCTCATGCTGCCGGGTGCGGCGTTCCATGTGCGCAACGACGCCGGGACCCACGCCTATCACGGCGCGGAGCCCCCGATCGGCGACCGGCCACACCGGTACGTCTTCGCGGTGCACGCCCTCGATGTGGACACCCTGGACCTGGACCCGGAGGTCTCCCCCACGGCGGTGGCCTTCACCGGGCTCTTCCGCACCCTGGGGCGCGCCACGCTGACGGCCACCTATCGCCGCTGA
- a CDS encoding CDP-alcohol phosphatidyltransferase family protein translates to MTTPPADRRVWTIPNIVSFARLIILLPLVAVFILRDELWWAIGALAVLGATDWIDGYLARRLDQVTLLGTRLDPLADRLAIVVVTLGLVVIDLLPWEVLGVILGVDLTLTVVALIWFRGSPDVPVSRIGKWRTAALLVGLPVLLVAAAADLEWLRIVGLVLLWSGVAGHVLAGVGYVLAMARRRPVAT, encoded by the coding sequence GTGACCACACCGCCCGCTGACCGCCGGGTGTGGACGATCCCGAACATCGTCTCCTTCGCCCGGCTGATCATCCTGCTGCCGCTGGTGGCCGTCTTCATCCTGCGCGACGAGTTGTGGTGGGCGATCGGCGCGCTCGCCGTGCTCGGCGCGACCGACTGGATCGACGGCTACCTCGCCCGCCGACTGGACCAGGTCACGCTGCTGGGCACCCGGCTGGACCCCCTGGCGGACCGACTCGCGATCGTGGTGGTCACCCTCGGACTCGTCGTCATCGACCTGCTGCCGTGGGAGGTGCTCGGCGTCATCCTCGGCGTGGACCTCACGCTGACCGTGGTGGCCCTGATCTGGTTCCGCGGCTCCCCCGACGTGCCGGTCAGCCGGATCGGGAAGTGGCGCACCGCCGCCCTGCTGGTCGGACTACCCGTGCTGCTCGTGGCGGCCGCCGCCGACCTGGAGTGGCTGCGCATCGTGGGCCTCGTCCTGCTGTGGTCGGGCGTGGCCGGGCACGTGCTGGCGGGCGTGGGGTATGTCCTGGCGATGGCACGACGGCGCCCGGTCGCGACCTGA
- a CDS encoding FAD-dependent oxidoreductase, which produces MKLVVVGGVAAGASTAARARRLDEHAEIVVLERGHHVSFANCGLPYHVGEVIADRDRLLLQNPTSLRESLDLDVRIASEVIDVDPTGQTVTVRELDTGREYTETYDELALCTGAEPVRPPLEGIDLPAVEVLRRIGDMDRIKARLDAALTARTPGSPPVHAVVVGAGYIGLEMAENLKVRGADVSIVEMADQILPPVDPEIATPVEQHLRSRGVTVHLRTRAAAIRPLGATDGPVAVELQSGDTLPADLVILAAGVRPATELAARAGCELGSNGGIVVDHHMRTSVPHVWAAGDAVESDHPVLPGTWLPMLAGPANRQARVLAENVCGRATEYRSTQGTSIVQVFEMVAGGTGATERQLRAADIAYEAIHLHPSGHAGYYPGTAMMHLKVLFSPQDGRVLGAQAAGFDGVDKRLDLLAMAVREGLTVEDLEHQELAYAPPFGSAKDPINMVGFVGTNVLNGDLRLWRAEDFPQATEGARLVDVRTPQEYELWHIPGAENVPLATLREALPSWDRDRAVRLYCAVGFRSYLAHRALVQEGFTDVATLSGGSTTFKAVHERPQDRYEALPAVENYTEPALPAGPATRLDLDCTGLACPGPIMKLSETMSSLAAGDEVRVLVSDPGFALDGPAWASTHGHHLTDLTPQGAGYSATVRKGAPAPRPVSASPTPDKTSMVVFSGDLDKLIATFIIANGALAMGQQVSLFFTFWGLNALRRSDAPRRDRSPMEHMMARMMPAGAEKLTLSQMHMGGAGTAMIKKVMKENNVPSLPELITTARDSGARLIACTMTMDLLGIARTDLIDGLEYAGVATFLGEAGESGTTLFV; this is translated from the coding sequence ATGAAGCTCGTTGTCGTCGGTGGCGTCGCCGCCGGTGCGTCCACCGCCGCCCGCGCCCGCCGCCTGGACGAACACGCAGAGATCGTCGTCCTCGAGCGGGGACACCACGTCTCGTTCGCCAACTGCGGCCTGCCGTACCACGTGGGCGAGGTCATCGCCGACCGGGACCGCCTACTGCTGCAGAACCCGACGAGCCTGCGGGAGTCGCTGGATCTCGACGTCCGAATCGCCAGCGAGGTGATCGACGTCGACCCCACCGGGCAGACCGTCACCGTGCGCGAGCTGGACACCGGTCGTGAGTACACCGAGACCTACGACGAGCTCGCACTGTGCACGGGCGCGGAGCCCGTTCGCCCGCCGCTGGAGGGAATCGACCTGCCGGCGGTGGAGGTACTGCGCCGCATCGGGGACATGGACCGCATCAAGGCCCGTTTGGACGCCGCGCTCACCGCCCGCACGCCGGGCTCCCCGCCCGTACACGCCGTCGTCGTCGGCGCCGGATACATCGGCCTGGAGATGGCCGAGAACCTCAAGGTGCGCGGCGCCGACGTGTCCATCGTAGAGATGGCCGATCAGATCCTCCCCCCGGTGGATCCCGAGATTGCCACCCCGGTCGAGCAACACCTGCGCTCCCGCGGGGTCACGGTGCACCTGCGCACCCGTGCAGCAGCGATCCGCCCACTGGGGGCGACGGATGGCCCGGTGGCCGTCGAACTACAAAGTGGTGACACGCTGCCCGCCGACCTGGTGATCCTCGCGGCAGGGGTGCGGCCGGCGACGGAGCTTGCTGCGCGCGCCGGCTGCGAACTCGGCAGCAACGGTGGGATCGTGGTGGACCACCACATGCGCACCTCTGTGCCGCACGTGTGGGCCGCCGGCGACGCCGTCGAGAGCGACCACCCCGTGCTCCCCGGGACCTGGTTACCCATGCTCGCCGGACCCGCGAACCGCCAGGCGCGTGTGCTTGCCGAGAACGTGTGCGGCCGCGCCACCGAGTACCGCTCCACCCAGGGCACCTCGATCGTGCAGGTCTTCGAGATGGTGGCGGGGGGCACCGGCGCCACCGAGCGCCAGTTGCGCGCCGCCGACATCGCCTACGAGGCAATCCACCTGCACCCCTCGGGTCACGCGGGCTACTACCCCGGGACGGCAATGATGCACCTGAAGGTCCTGTTCTCCCCGCAGGACGGGCGAGTCCTGGGGGCCCAGGCCGCCGGGTTCGACGGTGTCGACAAGCGCTTGGATCTCCTCGCCATGGCCGTGCGCGAAGGCTTGACCGTGGAGGATCTCGAGCACCAGGAACTCGCCTATGCGCCGCCGTTCGGGTCGGCAAAGGACCCGATCAACATGGTGGGTTTCGTCGGGACGAACGTGCTGAACGGCGACCTGCGGCTGTGGCGGGCGGAAGACTTCCCGCAGGCCACCGAGGGCGCGCGACTGGTCGATGTCCGCACCCCGCAGGAGTACGAGCTATGGCACATTCCCGGTGCCGAGAACGTGCCCCTGGCAACCCTGCGCGAAGCGCTTCCCTCCTGGGATCGCGACCGGGCTGTGCGCTTGTACTGCGCCGTCGGCTTCCGCTCCTACCTCGCCCATCGCGCCCTGGTCCAGGAGGGATTCACCGACGTGGCGACCCTCTCCGGCGGCTCCACGACCTTCAAGGCCGTCCACGAACGTCCGCAGGACCGCTACGAGGCTCTTCCCGCTGTGGAGAACTACACCGAACCGGCGCTCCCGGCCGGGCCTGCCACGCGCCTCGACCTGGACTGTACCGGCCTGGCATGCCCTGGTCCCATCATGAAGCTCAGCGAGACCATGTCCTCTCTCGCCGCGGGTGACGAGGTCCGCGTCCTCGTCTCCGACCCCGGGTTCGCGCTGGACGGCCCTGCCTGGGCCAGCACTCACGGGCATCACCTCACCGACCTCACGCCACAGGGTGCTGGCTACTCCGCGACCGTCCGCAAGGGAGCTCCCGCACCTCGCCCGGTATCTGCTTCCCCGACGCCGGACAAGACCTCGATGGTGGTCTTCTCCGGCGACCTGGACAAACTGATCGCCACATTCATCATTGCCAACGGAGCGCTCGCGATGGGACAGCAGGTCTCCCTGTTCTTCACCTTCTGGGGCCTGAACGCGCTGCGCCGCTCGGACGCGCCGAGACGTGATCGCTCGCCCATGGAGCACATGATGGCCAGAATGATGCCTGCCGGGGCGGAGAAGCTCACACTCTCCCAGATGCACATGGGCGGAGCGGGTACCGCGATGATCAAGAAGGTGATGAAGGAGAACAACGTTCCGTCTCTCCCGGAACTCATCACCACCGCGCGCGACAGCGGCGCCCGGCTCATCGCCTGCACCATGACGATGGACTTGCTCGGGATCGCGAGGACGGACCTCATCGACGGCCTCGAGTACGCCGGTGTGGCGACGTTCCTTGGCGAGGCCGGCGAATCTGGCACCACACTGTTCGTCTGA
- a CDS encoding TrmH family RNA methyltransferase — translation MTDVALRRRLETERGLYMAESSNVIRRAVAAGHTPRSFLMAPKWLAAMESVLEAFPEVPVYTAPEPLLEGLTGFHLHRGALAAMNRPDLPPLSAVLEGARRVAVLEDIVDHTNVGAIFRSAAGIGVDAVLVTPRCADPLYRRSVRVSMGTVFQVPWTRIDPWPGGVQELRERGFVVAGMSLGEGAITLDDLVAERHERLALVFGSEGPGLTAATDRLLDRRVTIPMHGGVDSLNVAASSAVAFYATR, via the coding sequence ATGACCGACGTGGCGCTGCGCCGCCGGTTGGAGACCGAGCGCGGCCTGTACATGGCGGAGTCCTCCAACGTGATCCGCCGCGCCGTGGCCGCGGGGCACACGCCGCGCTCCTTCCTCATGGCGCCGAAGTGGCTGGCCGCCATGGAATCGGTGCTCGAGGCCTTCCCCGAGGTCCCGGTCTACACCGCACCGGAGCCCCTCCTGGAGGGCCTCACGGGCTTCCACCTGCATCGCGGCGCCCTGGCGGCGATGAACCGCCCCGACCTGCCGCCGCTGTCCGCCGTGCTGGAGGGCGCCCGCCGGGTGGCGGTGCTGGAGGACATCGTGGACCACACCAACGTCGGGGCGATCTTCCGCAGCGCCGCCGGGATCGGGGTGGATGCGGTGCTGGTGACGCCGCGCTGCGCCGACCCGCTGTACCGGCGCAGCGTGCGGGTCTCGATGGGCACGGTGTTCCAGGTGCCGTGGACCCGGATCGACCCGTGGCCGGGTGGGGTGCAGGAGCTGCGGGAGCGGGGCTTCGTCGTCGCCGGGATGAGCCTGGGGGAGGGTGCCATCACCCTGGATGACCTCGTGGCCGAACGCCACGAGCGCCTCGCGCTGGTGTTCGGCTCCGAGGGTCCGGGTCTGACGGCAGCCACCGACCGCCTGCTCGATCGCCGCGTGACCATCCCGATGCACGGCGGCGTGGACTCCCTCAACGTGGCGGCGAGTTCCGCGGTGGCGTTCTACGCCACCCGCTGA